A window of Diorhabda carinulata isolate Delta chromosome 7, icDioCari1.1, whole genome shotgun sequence contains these coding sequences:
- the LOC130896109 gene encoding paraplegin encodes MCLLNVYFSLRNNFCHGMKSLLFYKNVNKLCNASSSNSFKILNREYAAVQCLLQRSGLRDISQISGYINNRKLHSTKKFDQATNQGPSENSGKPPDKDDDKDKISSLLAKAFLWMLTAYMFIAIMSLMFPGTNQPEIVRYVSWNEFLYQMLAKGEVERIIVRPDIEIVTIILQEGAIVKGKRVENRTFHMNVVDVNKFEDKLREAERRLGITDGVPIIYERNTDTAGKLLISLLVVGLLISLLARSKSIRPPISIDSITQLGRAKFTLIDPLKGPGKGVHFSDVAGLREAKLEIMEFVDYLKRPEHYKNLGAKVPKGALLLGPPGCGKTMLAKAVATEANVPFLSMNGSEFIEMIGGLGAARVRDLFKEARKRAPCIIYIDEIDAVGRKRSGRLGTEGISGESEQTLNQLLVEMDGMASKESVIMLASTNRPDILDKALLRPGRFDRHILIDYPDLVERKQIFEQHLKGISLEQSPETYSKRLAYLTPGLSGADIANVCNEAALHAARKKKKKVKKEDLEYAIERSVGGTEKRNHAMSPQEKRVVAYHESGHALVGWLLEHTDALLKITIVPRTSLALGFAQYIPRDQKLYTKEELFDRMCMTLGGRAAEAIIFNKVTTGAQNDLEKVTKMAYAQVKEFGMNKTVGLVSFPEQETKELGRKPYSKTLTNLIDAEVRTLVSQAYQYTEQVLRKNKEKLEKLAETLIVKETLNYDDVEKLLGPPPFGEKKLIEPAEFEESLRKDAGDYDVSKNDNSSITTAKS; translated from the exons atgtgCCTTTTGAATGTGTACTTttctttaagaaataatttttgtcatgGGATGAAAAGCCtcctattttacaaaaatgttaataaattatgCAATGCATCCAGTTCAAACTCTTTTAAAATCTTAAATAGAGAGTATGCTGCAGTTCAGTGTTTACTGCAGCGTTCAGGCTTAAGAGACATATCCCAAATTTCTGGGTATATAAATAACCGAAAACTTCATTCTACTAAGAAGTTCGATCAAGCAACAAATCAAGGACCTTCAGAAAATTCTGGGAAACCACCTGATAAAGATGATGACAAGGATAAAATTTCGTCTTTACTTGCAAAAGCTTTTTTGTGGATGCTAACTGCATATATGTTTATCGCAATAATGTCATTAATGTTTCCAGGAACTAATCAACCAGAG atagTTCGATATGTGTCTtggaatgaatttttgtatcaaatgcTGGCCAAAGGAGAGGTAGAAAGAATTATAGTAAGGCCAGATATTGAAATAGTCACAATAATACTACAAGAAGGCGCTATTGTTAAAGGAAAGAGAGTGGAAAATAGAACATTTCACATGAATGTGGTAGATGTGAATAAATTTGAGGATAAATTGAGGGAAGCAGAAAGACGATTGGGTATAACAGATGGAGTGCCTATTATTTATGAAAGAAATACTGACACCGCAGGAAAGCTACTCATTTCATTGCTTGTAGTAGGGTTGCTCATATCCTTATTAGCTAGAAGCAAAAGCATTCGTCCCCCAATTAGTATTGATTCAATTACACAATTAGGCCGTGCTAAATTTACCTTGATTGATCCATTAAAGGGGCCAGGAAAGGGTGTACACTTCTCTGATGTGGCTGGTTTAAGAGAAGCCAAATTAGAAATTATGGAATTTgttgattatttgaaaagacCTGAACACTACAAGAATTTGGGAGCTAAAGTTCCAAAAGGTGCGCTTTTGTTAGGACCGCCAGGTTGTGGAAAAACAATGCTAGCCAAAGCTGTTGCAACAGAAGCTAATGTGCCGTTCTTATCTATGAATGGATCcgaatttattgaaatgattgGAG gtCTTGGAGCAGCTAGAGTAAGAGATTTGTTTAAAGAAGCTAGGAAGCGTGCTCCCTGCATAATCTATATAGATGAAATTGATGCAGTGGGACGTAAACGAAGTGGTAGATTGGGTACTGAAGGCATCAGTGGTGAAAGTGAACAAACACTCAATCAACTGTTGGTTGAAATGGATGGTATGGCAAGTAAAGAAAGTGTCATCATGCTAGCTAGTACAAACAGACCAGATATATTAGACAAAGCACTATTACGTCCTGGAAGATTTGATAGACATATTTTGATAGATTATCCCGATTTAGTAGAAAGGAAGCAGATTTTCGAACAACACCTTAAAGGAATTTCATTAGAGCAATCACCTGAAACATATTCTAAACGATTGGCTTATCTTACACCAGGTTTGAGTGGTGCTGATATTGCTAATGTCTGCAATGAGGCTGCACTACATGCAGCTcgtaaaaaaaagaagaaagttaAAAAGGAAGATTTGGAGTATGCCATAGAGAGATCAGTAGGAGGAACAGAAAAACGAAATCATGCTATGTCACCACAGGAAAAGAGAGTCGTTGCGTATCATGAATCTGGTCATGCTTTAGTAG gttGGCTTCTGGAACACACTGATGCTCTCCTTAAGATAACTATTGTACCACGTACGAGTTTGGCTCTTGGGTTTGCTCAGTATATTCCCAGAGATCAGAAATTGTATActaaagaagaattatttgatagAATGTGTATGACTTTAGGGGGTAGGGCTGCCGAGGCGATAATCTTCAATAAAGTCACAACTGGTGCCCAAAATGATCTTGAAAAAGTAACTAAAATGGCTTATGCTCAAGTTAAAGAATTTGGTATGAATAAGACAGTTGGTTTAGTTAGTTTTCCAGAACAAGAAACTAAAGAACTTGGGCGAAAACCTTACAGTAAAACATTAACAAATTTAATAGATGCCGAAGTCAGAACTTTAGTAAGTCAAGCTTATCAATACACAGAAcaagttttaagaaaaaataaagaaaaacttgaaaagttAGCCGAAACTTTAATTGTAAAAGAAACCTTAAACTACGATGACGTTGAAAAGTTGCTTGGCCCACCACCTTTCGGTGAAAAGAAATTAATCGAACCTGCGGAATTCGAGGAAAGTCTCAGAAAAGATGCTGGTGATTATgatgtttcaaaaaatgataacaGTAGTATAACTACTGCTAAATCTtag